TTCAACAACCAAGAGAAATTTTACCGTCAGTTCTTACAGATCCTTTGAAGATTAAACAGGTAGTGGAAAATTTAATTACTAATGCTATCAAATATAAGAAAGCAGGACAGGAGATAGTAGAAATAACCTTAATGAAAAAAGGGAAAGAAATGGTTTTCTCTTGTAAAGATAATGGAATAGGTATTCCCAAAGAGGATTCCAAAAAGGTCTTCTCAAAATTTTATCGTTCAGAAGAAGCAATGGAAATAGATCCTACCGGTGCCGGGCTCGGACTTTATTTAAATCAGGCAATAGTTGAGGCTAGTGGAGGAAGAATCTGGTTTTCTAGAAATAGAGATTTTGGAATGACCTTTTCTTTTAGTCTTCCTATTTTTTCAGCCTCTGTCTTTATCACCAGAAAAACTTATTAGTTTGTTTGATTTCATTTCATTCAATTATGTCTCATAACAAACCAAAGTATTAATGGTTGAGGAAGACTCCGGCACCAGAACTCACTCCGTTCGTTCGGTGCGGGGCAAGAATAAGAACTATAATACTTTTGTCTCATTTACCCATGTCTAACCCAAAGCTAAAAATCTTAATGGTTGAGGAAGACCGATTTTTAAGAAAAATCTATCGGGATAAATTCTCTCGGCTAGGTTTTGAGTTTTTGGAAGCAACCAACGGAGAAGAAGGTTTAAATAAGGTTATTTACGAGAAACCCGATTTAGTCATATTAGACTTAATGTTGCCCAAGAAAAATGGTTTTGACGTTTTAATCGATATTAAAAATAACAAAAATACCCAAAAAATCCCGGTAATTATTCTTTCTAATCTTGGCCAAGAGTCTGATATAAAAAGAGGTTTCTCTTTGGGGGCTGCAAGCTATCTAGTGAAAACTGAAGTCAGTCTATCTGGGATAGTAGAAGAAGTGAAAGAACAAATAGCCAAAAATAGATAGTTTTCTGTTAGATGATAAAAATAACCGAACAATTTCTAAAAAAAATTTTAGTAAAACCAGATTTAATTTCAAAAAAGGATTTTAATTTAATCAAGAAAAAGGCCCTGGCAGAAAAAGAATCTTTAATTGAGGTGATTCTGGACCAGGGCCTAATTTCTGATGAACAATTTGGTCGTTTAGTCGCCGACGAAATTAAATTTTCTTTCGTTGATCTCAAAAAAATAAAAATTAAAAAAGAGATACTTAATATCATTCCTGAGATCATGGCTCGCCATCAAGAGATTATCGTTTTTGAGAGGACTAAAGAGGGTTTGAAAGTTGCTCTCACTAATCCTCAGAACTTAGAATTAAGAGA
This genomic interval from Candidatus Nealsonbacteria bacterium contains the following:
- a CDS encoding response regulator, whose translation is MSNPKLKILMVEEDRFLRKIYRDKFSRLGFEFLEATNGEEGLNKVIYEKPDLVILDLMLPKKNGFDVLIDIKNNKNTQKIPVIILSNLGQESDIKRGFSLGAASYLVKTEVSLSGIVEEVKEQIAKNR
- a CDS encoding HAMP domain-containing histidine kinase; the protein is MIRFGGKPVGDSDPSSEKSKIAEVISITAHQLRHPISVIKNYLEALGSEDFGELNPKQKEYIGDALENVKRMTETVNHLLDISRVEEGRYELKLEPISLVEVTESVVRELGFWAEASNCKIVFQQPREILPSVLTDPLKIKQVVENLITNAIKYKKAGQEIVEITLMKKGKEMVFSCKDNGIGIPKEDSKKVFSKFYRSEEAMEIDPTGAGLGLYLNQAIVEASGGRIWFSRNRDFGMTFSFSLPIFSASVFITRKTY